The Phycisphaeraceae bacterium genome contains the following window.
CCGCAAGGTCGCCAGCCTGCGATTGAGGCTTGAGCCAGAACCCGAAGCGAACGCGGCGTTTGTCTCCGCCGTAGCCTCCGGTTTCGGAGTCCATGCTGATCGGGCCGGTGTGAATCCAGCGAATGTCCAGAGGCTTGTCAGTCAGGTTGAATGCTCGCTGACGGATCGCCAGATCGTGCGAACCGAGCGCGAGGTCGATGGTGCGTTCGACGCGCACGACCGGATTGCCAGCGGCATCGTCAATGAACGCTTCGAACGAACCAGCCGGAGCACCCTCGCGCAAGCGCCAGACCGGTTCGCCCGCCGGGCCACTGGTCAGGTCCACTCGTGTGCCATTGACGATGAGCGATGTCAGGGCATAAGGCACCGCGATGCCGACCGCCCCCGTGTCGATTTCGTGAAGACTCTGAAGAACGATCTTCTCTTGCCCGGTCAAGTTCTGGCGGTGCTCACTCAACGTGAGCGTTTCAATGCCGACACCCAGTTCCGAAATACGGACTTCGAGCGCGTACCCGGTATTGGGGTCGTCGCTGCCGATGACAACAGTGCCCAGTGGCTGGGTGAAGACCCGTGCAGCAAGGCCTTCGATCGGTGCGTTGGTTGGCCTGACAGTCGTGATGGGAGTTGGCTGTGCGTCGGTCGTCTGATCAGAATCTGGCTGCCGAGTTGCAAGCGGGCTTTCGCCTTGATTCTCGACCTGGCTCCCGGTCTGGCTCCCGGTCTGGGCTTGTGCCGGCGTCTGAGGCGTTGCGGGTTTGCGGCCGATCGTGACGATGATGGCGATGAACAGCCCAAGCGCGAGGACCGCGATCGGGAGAATGATGCGAATGGGTGAGTTGTTCTTCCTCGCCATGGTGTGGATCCAGCCGGCGGGTGGAGCCGGGGACAACGATAGCCCCTGATTCGCGTTTTGACGCCGAAACTTTCTCATGGATCTGGCTGACGACCGGCCAACTACCGGCCTTCGAACAGGCGATCGCCCAGCCAATCATGCAGATCAGCGACCGACTTGATCTTGTCTGCCGTCACTTTGACGTTGTATTCAACGCGCCGGAACTCGACCCGATCGGGGTGGAGGATCGCGTAACTGGCACGAGGATCCTGATCCCGAGGCTGCCCGACCGATCCGACATTGATGACGCATTTCTCGCTGGGCGAGAACTGGTAGGTGCGATTTTCGCCCAGTTCATCCGGCGAGTAAAAGTCCGGCTCGCTCGTAAAAACGCCCGGCACATGCGTATGCCCGACCAGTGCGATGCGATCGACACGCTCGAAGATCGATTCGAGCTTGTCAGGCGCGTCGGTCGCATCGTCAGGAAAAATGTACTCGTTGATCGGTCGGCGCGGGGAGGCGTGGACCGCGAGCACGGGAATAGTTCCATCGGGTGGGGTTTCGACGACGCGCACCCGCAATCGGCCGAGAAAGTCGTAGCGAGCAGCACGAAGTTCGTGGTTGGTCTCGGCGTCGAACTGTCGGCGCGTCCAGAAGGCGCTGGATTCGGCGACCGGGTTGAAGTTGGTTGGTTCGTAAAGGACCCCGAAGTCGTGATTGCCCATGAGGGTCCACTGGCAGTGTTGGCGGACGAGATCGACAACTTCGAGGGGGTCGGGGCCGTAGCCCACGACATCGCCGAGGTTGATGATGCGCTCGATCCCTTTGTCGTGGATGTCTTCGAGGACCCTGCGCAAAGCTTCGGCGTTGCCATGAATGTCACTGATTACCGCTGTTGGCAAAGCCAGAATCCCCCTT
Protein-coding sequences here:
- a CDS encoding metallophosphoesterase family protein, which gives rise to MPTAVISDIHGNAEALRRVLEDIHDKGIERIINLGDVVGYGPDPLEVVDLVRQHCQWTLMGNHDFGVLYEPTNFNPVAESSAFWTRRQFDAETNHELRAARYDFLGRLRVRVVETPPDGTIPVLAVHASPRRPINEYIFPDDATDAPDKLESIFERVDRIALVGHTHVPGVFTSEPDFYSPDELGENRTYQFSPSEKCVINVGSVGQPRDQDPRASYAILHPDRVEFRRVEYNVKVTADKIKSVADLHDWLGDRLFEGR